The Anolis carolinensis isolate JA03-04 chromosome 1, rAnoCar3.1.pri, whole genome shotgun sequence genome window below encodes:
- the LOC100552489 gene encoding zinc finger protein 420, translated as MEEQASKGLECLQQHESTHTGEKHYECMLCGKNFTNNSNLRAHQKIHTGEKPYTCLECGQSFTRNAHLRSHQRIHTGEKPYTCLVCGKSFTESGHLRAHLRTHTGEKPYKCLECGQSFTNSSGLHSHERIHTGKKPYTCLECGQSFTRSPSLHLHQRIHTGEKPYTCLECGQSFTKNGNLRLHQRTHTGEKPYTCLECGQSFTQSSDLHSHQRSHTGEKPYTCLECGQSFTQSTDLRSHERTHTGEKPYKCLECGKSFTRSSDLRTHERIHTGEKPYKCLECGQSFTKNGNLRSHQRIHTGEKPYICLECGQSFFQSSDLRSHQRVHTGEKPYKCLECGQCFTQSSGLRSHQRTHTGERPYICLVCGQGFTHSSGLRSHERGHTGEKPYTCLDCGQSFTRTAHLRSHQRIHTGEKPFTCLECGKSFTESGHLRSHQRIHTGEKPYTCLECGQSFARNSGLRWHERIHTRVNP; from the coding sequence ATGGAGGAACAAGCTTCTAAAGGGCTGGAGTGTCTGCAGCAACATGAAAgtactcacactggagagaagcaCTATGAATGCATGCTGTGCGGAAAGAACTTCACTAATAATTCAAATCTACGTGCACATCAAAagattcacactggagagaaaccctacacatgcctggagtgtggacagagcttcactcgtaatgcacatctacgttcacatcaaaggattcacactggggaaaaaccctatacgtGCTTggtgtgtggaaagagtttcactgagagtggacatctacgtGCGCAtctaaggactcacactggggagaaaccctataaatgcctggagtgtggacagagcttcactaatagttcaggtctacattcacatgaaaggattcacactggtaagaaaccttatacatgcttggagtgtggacagagcttcactcggagTCCAAGTCTACATTTACATCAacggattcacactggggagaaaccctatacatgcctggagtgtggacagagcttcactaagAATGGAAATCTACGtttgcatcaaaggactcacactggagagaaaccctatacatgcctggagtgtggacagagcttcactcagagttcagatcTCCATTCACATCAGAGgtctcacactggagagaaaccctatacatgtctggagtgtggacagagcttcactcagagtacAGATCTACGttcacatgaaaggactcacactggggagaaaccctataaatgtctggaatgtggaaagagcttcactcggaGTTCAGATCTACGTACACatgaaaggattcacactggggagaaaccctacaaatgcctggagtgtggacagagcttcactaagaatggaaatctacgttcacatcaaaggattcacactggggagaaaccttatatatgcctggagtgtggtcAGAGCTTCTTTCAGAGTTcagatctacgttcacatcaaagggttcacactggggagaagccctataaatgcctggagtgtggacagtgcttcactcagagttcaggtctgcgttcacatcaaaggactcacactggggagagacCCTATATATGTCTGGTGTGTGGACagggcttcactcatagttcaggtctacggtCACATGAAAGgggtcacactggggagaaaccttatacatgcctGGATTGTGGACAGAGTTTCACTCGTACTGCACATctgcgttcacatcaaaggattcacactggggagaaaccctttacatgcctggagtgtggaaagagtttcactgagagtggacatctacgttcgcatcaaaggattcacactggggagaaaccctatacatgcctggagtgtggacagagcttcgctcgtaaTTCAGGTCTACGTTGGCATGAAAGGATCCACACTAGGGTGAATCCCTAG